The Paenibacillus thermoaerophilus nucleotide sequence TACGGGACGAGCCGGTATCGTCAACTGGCGGAGCTTGACGATGCCGGCATCGATGCGTGGGCCGCGGCGCTGCATGCGGCGTGCGGGGCGGCTTTCGGCCAGTCCGACGAAGAGGGCGAGGCGCGGGCGGAGGAATTCGGGGTGACGGGAGAGCTGCGCGAGTTGTACCGGGCCGCTCTGGAGGAGCTGCGGGCGTTTATGCCGATCGGCTCTCTTTGAGCGGGAGCGAAACCTCTGAATGGACGAACGCAGAAACCTCTCTGAATTGACTCCGAATCAAGTTTTTATTACAATATAGAAGTTGTATTTTTTCGATCGTTCGTGGGAAAAGTTTCAGCCATAACCGTGGAGGGGAAAGCATAAAATGAAAGCAACATGGGAAAAAATAGAGAATAATCAAGTCGTGCTTCGAGTCGAAGTCGACGAGACGAAAGTTGCCGAAGCGTTGGACAAGGCCTTCAAAAAAGTTTCCGCAAAAGTCGTCGTGCCGGGCTTCCGCAAAGGCAAAGTGCCGCGCGTGATTTTTGAGAAACGCTTTGGCGTGGAAAGCCTGTATCAAGACGCTTTGGATATCCTGCTTCCGGAAGCGTATATCCAAGCGATCCAAGAAAACGACATCACCCCGGTCGATCGCCCGAGCGTCGACGTCGAGCAATTCGGCAAAGGACAACCGTTGATTTTCAAAGCGACGGTTACCGTCAAACCGGAAGTCAAACTCGGCGAGTACAAAGGCGTGCCGATCGCAAACGCGGCAGTCGAAGTGACCGACGAAGAGCTTGACGCCGAGCTGAAACGCCTTCAAGAGCGTCACGCCGAGCTGACGGTCGTTGAAGACGGAGCGGTGGAAAACGGCGATTTCGCGATTATCGACTTTGAAGGTTTCGTCGACGGCGAAGCGTTCGAAGGCGGCAAAGCGGAGAACTACCAGCTTGAGATCGGCTCCGGCTCGTTTATCCCGGGCTTCGAGGAACAAATCGTCGGCATGAAAAAAGGAGAAGAAAAAGACATCGAAGTCACCTTCCCCGAAGAGTACCATGCCGAGAACCTCAAAGGGAAAGCGGCCGTCTTCAAAGTGAAGGTCAATGAAATCAAACGCAAAAACCTGCCTGCGCTCGACGATGAATTCGCCAAAGACGTAAGCGAATTCGATACGCTGGACGAGTACAAGGAAGACCTGAAGCAAAAACTTCTGGCCCGCAAGCAAAAAGAAGACGAGCGCCGCAAAGAAAACGAAATCGTCAAGCTCGTAGCCGAAGCGTCCGAAGTGGACGTGCCGGAAGTCATGATCGACAACGAAGTGGAGCTGATGGTGAACGAGTTCGAGCAGCGCCTGCGGGCTCAAGGCATGAGCCTGGACCTGTACTACCAGTTCTCCGGACAAAACGAGCAGCAACTGAAAGAACAAATGCGTCCGGACGCTTCCGTACGCGTGCGGAACAACCTGGTGCTCGAAGCCGTGGCGAAAGCCGAAGGAATCGAAGCGACCGAAGAAGACGTCAATGCCGAACTGTCCAAGCTGTCCGAGCAGTTCAAACGTCCGGTCGAAGAGATCCGTTCGATCTTCGCGAGCAACGGCACCCTTGACAAACTGACTTACGACATCGTGACGCGCAAGACGATCGATTTCCTGCTTGCGCACAGCAAGTCGGCTTAATCGTTTTCCGGAACGCAATCGCATAAGCCATACCGAGAGGCACGTTTCTTCCGAGCGTGCCTTTCTTACCACTTCGAATT carries:
- the tig gene encoding trigger factor — its product is MKATWEKIENNQVVLRVEVDETKVAEALDKAFKKVSAKVVVPGFRKGKVPRVIFEKRFGVESLYQDALDILLPEAYIQAIQENDITPVDRPSVDVEQFGKGQPLIFKATVTVKPEVKLGEYKGVPIANAAVEVTDEELDAELKRLQERHAELTVVEDGAVENGDFAIIDFEGFVDGEAFEGGKAENYQLEIGSGSFIPGFEEQIVGMKKGEEKDIEVTFPEEYHAENLKGKAAVFKVKVNEIKRKNLPALDDEFAKDVSEFDTLDEYKEDLKQKLLARKQKEDERRKENEIVKLVAEASEVDVPEVMIDNEVELMVNEFEQRLRAQGMSLDLYYQFSGQNEQQLKEQMRPDASVRVRNNLVLEAVAKAEGIEATEEDVNAELSKLSEQFKRPVEEIRSIFASNGTLDKLTYDIVTRKTIDFLLAHSKSA